The Chitinivibrionales bacterium DNA segment TAATCAAGTCCATCAATTATTCGATGTATATTTCTTTTTCGAATGATTTCACCGACCGAATAACCGAAAATATATTTGACATTGTCACAGACAAAATTCAGTTTGCCGTTCGTATCGGTAAGAAAGACCGCGTCGGAGATGTTTTCTAAAATAGTCTTATATAACCCCGGTGTGACGGCGTCATTCCGACATCTTTTCGGGACCGGATTATTTTTACTCCGATTAGAGTTGTTGTTTTTCATAGAGCCCGAGTTGTTTGAGTTTTTGCCTGAAATTTTTCCGGTCCATTTGGGCCGTGGAAGCCGCCTGGGTAATATTCCCGCCGGTTGATTCGAGCAGGGAAGAAAAATAACCTTTATCGAACCGGTCGACCGCCCGGGCTTTCATCTCCCGATACGATGAAACTGTTTCGGCTATGTTTTTCCCACCATAGAGCGCGAGCATCCGCCGAACGCCCTCCAGACTTATTGTATCAGTATTGCAGGTCCCTTTCAAGGTGCTGATGAACATGGCGAGTTCACGCACGTTTCCGGGCCAGTCAAAGGCGGCGATCGCCGATAGTGCTTCGGGATGAATAGCAAAACCGTCATCAAGTAAATGACGGACAAGGGGGACAATGTCTTCTTTCCTCTCCCGCAAGGGAGCACACTGTATACATCCCCCCCGCAAGCGGTAATAGAGGTCCGCACGGAATATTCCCTGTGTCACCATTGCCTCGAGATCGCGGTTCGTTGCGCTGACAACCCGAACGTTTGCTTTGCGCGGCCTTGCCTCCCCTACCCGCATGTATTCGCCGGTATCAAGAAAACGGAGGAATCGTGTCTGCAATTCCGGGGGTAATTCCCCTATTTCATCCAGAAAAAGCGTCCCGCCGTCTGCAGCCCCGAAAAGACCGTTTTTCGTCTTGTTCGCTCCGGTGAACGCCCCCTGGACATGACCAAAAAGCTCCGATTCGATCA contains these protein-coding regions:
- a CDS encoding response regulator, with translation MTAHNASLPEKPRVLIADDEAMMRTFIVEALQGEQYTVVQYDPCNADPSLLRRPWDVAVFDIVMPGKDGFALRKDMLPHSSSTQYIIMTAYPDLKNHDKAIEVGAFTFLVKPFRAEQIRYAVRGALRRKQSFEKTCTSENSGDSMGLIGTSAHLCHVRDRIRLMAPLDIPALVVGESGTGKELVARAIHSQSARREAPFIPVNCGGLTPSLIESELFGHVQGAFTGANKTKNGLFGAADGGTLFLDEIGELPPELQTRFLRFLDTGEYMRVGEARPRKANVRVVSATNRDLEAMVTQGIFRADLYYRLRGGCIQCAPLRERKEDIVPLVRHLLDDGFAIHPEALSAIAAFDWPGNVRELAMFISTLKGTCNTDTISLEGVRRMLALYGGKNIAETVSSYREMKARAVDRFDKGYFSSLLESTGGNITQAASTAQMDRKNFRQKLKQLGLYEKQQL